The following proteins come from a genomic window of Vallitaleaceae bacterium 9-2:
- a CDS encoding response regulator, whose translation MFNVMIVDDEPLTCTFLSTMIPKLDSRWEVVATASDGKQALDLLASHCVDLVITDIKMPIMDGVKLCHHVYQNYPHIHLIILSGYGEFDYARQALNYNVFTYLLKPINNNELVNSLHQIAKKINKTTENNQSLKQLIGLSNLFKHEIAIKFLQAVIHNSYVKTQALLPLIYEHKMELLKEEGLIMIIAPAPHIINHTNYIKNQDLTNLLIYQLAKDSLKAQDCYVLLDEENRTLIYTTYTQDTSVSKLCEYLLRPIAKEFKLSTNYDLVAYIGDSVSELLAIDHAYSTGVTCMFNAVSTNTNQNTPLYFYPSQKLCIDTNRLNTEVSNYIYAVKSSDLISIKHARSSFDSYPDSISLYLFYLLKNSLENRDDFLPTSLNIICLFNTYEALHLTNAGTSSDDSIIESAKEYIHKNYSAPISLSIIAEHLSISPSYLSNLFHDTVGVSYIKYLTELRLNEALILLRHKKNMTIEQITLAVGYLSVKHFSYVFKKEYGMTPGQYRKSSQDATIELLK comes from the coding sequence ATGTTTAATGTGATGATCGTCGACGACGAACCATTAACTTGCACGTTTCTATCCACTATGATTCCTAAACTCGATTCTCGTTGGGAAGTTGTTGCTACCGCTTCAGATGGCAAGCAAGCACTTGACTTACTTGCCTCTCACTGTGTCGACCTTGTTATTACCGATATCAAGATGCCGATAATGGATGGCGTCAAATTATGCCATCATGTTTACCAAAACTACCCTCACATCCATTTAATCATTCTATCTGGATATGGCGAATTCGACTACGCTCGACAAGCACTGAACTATAATGTCTTTACATATTTATTAAAACCGATTAACAATAATGAACTTGTAAATTCCTTACACCAAATCGCCAAAAAAATCAATAAGACCACCGAAAATAACCAATCCTTAAAACAGCTTATAGGTCTATCCAATCTCTTCAAGCATGAGATCGCTATAAAGTTCCTTCAAGCAGTTATTCATAACTCTTATGTAAAAACCCAAGCATTATTGCCACTCATATACGAACATAAAATGGAGCTACTTAAAGAAGAAGGACTAATTATGATTATTGCTCCTGCTCCACATATAATCAATCATACCAACTATATCAAAAATCAAGATCTTACCAACTTATTAATCTATCAATTAGCAAAAGATTCACTCAAGGCTCAAGATTGCTATGTCTTGTTGGATGAAGAAAACAGAACCCTCATCTATACTACTTATACTCAAGATACTTCTGTGAGCAAACTCTGTGAATACCTATTACGCCCCATTGCCAAAGAATTCAAATTATCCACCAACTATGACTTGGTCGCATATATAGGCGACTCTGTCAGTGAACTCCTTGCAATTGATCATGCATATTCTACTGGAGTTACATGTATGTTCAATGCCGTGTCGACAAATACTAATCAAAACACTCCGCTTTATTTTTATCCAAGTCAGAAGTTGTGTATAGATACAAACAGATTAAATACAGAAGTATCTAACTATATCTATGCTGTAAAAAGCTCTGATCTTATAAGCATTAAACACGCCAGAAGTTCTTTTGACTCCTATCCTGACAGCATCTCCTTATACTTATTTTATCTCCTTAAAAACTCACTTGAAAACAGGGATGACTTTTTGCCAACTTCCCTTAACATTATATGTCTTTTCAATACCTATGAAGCCCTTCACCTCACTAACGCAGGGACTTCATCTGACGATTCCATTATTGAATCGGCCAAAGAATACATCCATAAAAATTATAGTGCTCCCATTAGTCTATCTATTATTGCCGAGCACCTATCTATCTCTCCTTCATATCTTAGCAATCTTTTTCATGATACGGTAGGCGTCTCTTACATAAAATACTTGACTGAGCTTCGCTTAAACGAAGCCTTGATACTCCTTCGACATAAAAAAAACATGACTATTGAACAGATCACCTTGGCGGTGGGATACCTCAGTGTAAAACACTTTTCTTATGTTTTTAAAAAAGAGTATGGTATGACTCCCGGTCAATACAGAAAGTCAAGCCAAGATGCAACGATAGAACTTCTTAAATAA
- a CDS encoding Ig-like domain-containing protein yields MFFSKKCKRVLAICMAVLMITQWGALSDIYGVSVGSNEKIYPISDVDDLRAIIYNPNGSYMLTNDIDLSEVNDWEPLPIAFNGKLNGNGYVIRNMTSIGTASSPFVGLFQSIGSGMVISDLGFENITLEVPQSSHYGSGAIASNAAFAVGGTIENVYVTGKGTGKVSGLLGTTFYTTIRNCYASLEGTLSYGGVVEAYNGANLTRSYYNADVTTLRATNVGNPKTADELKLAATFEGWDFTNIWQIKEGESFPTLVTDREPILLYGKAFGEVKSEELHIEFVYSNPILLGSGKVYVYRKNDDGLIGTYDVTTGSVVDNILNLDISAPIEADQDYYILADEGIVSSQMGKTVQELSNRERIVFHVVEFQEGSGTIEDPYLIYSVEDLERIREGVDFNYRLMNDLDLSTKPNFMPIGSYDVSMNRLHIPFTGTFDGNGYTIHGLTQDGIDYMYSSGLFGYSQGDIMNLGVVDVDISSVATNRGQGGAYVAGLVGVNEGRVTNCYSTGRVTGTTNTGGLVGNNLNGGVIDRSYSEVDVYGKSLYEGSNYYSGEYMYYTGGLAGRNALNGQVVNCYATGDVEGGSQVGGLIGNQFKSAEVRDSYALGNVKGYTDVGGFVGRNYQSSIITNAYSTGHVSEVGAGTVDFGGLVGEQSATLNNGYYDSERSGQLDTGKGEPKTKEAMQEAATFVGFDFTNTWTINQGRTTPYFASLIPTYPPAVDNHPPTIDAEIAAIEDTLKEGTLNAVDLDGDTVTFTVVETTSGGALTVKLSGDYTYMPNPNVTGTDQFVVELDDGYTTTEAAITIHIQEVDDLPMAIGDDITVDEDSVITGVLPIYDVDGGAVRYGIDANPKHGDLSINAETGAFLYEPEANYYGKDVFRYAVSNGISTTSGAINVTVHPVNDAPVADNGMITVKRKQTVNKQIEALDIDMDMLTYTLVDDVDQGTLNLSSNGEYSYYAQATGLTQFSYQVSDGTLTDTGTITIKVKSESSNNNQQVPPTINPDADQVADEPIVIDIEDAQVGEGNVEVAFVPGSSNVQVHLNVENLQTLQATKKLLEVKTDFAHYIVDASKIDIDTIQSTFGQGVNPSQILVSVHMKKTQDNNLEMNYALDARDGLEVMSTPVEFEMEYSYNGKTVKGNVFTGYIRRLILIPEHVNPADVTTAVVIEANYSMRPVPTKIVERDGRYYAEVHSRTNSTYVLIRQDVNFSDTHQHWSEDTVYMMASRLIVQGKSATHFEPDAFTSRAEFITMVVKAMGLDVQMSDTQFSDVEAKDWYYEAVQTGAHYGLASGYNKAYRPNDTITREEACVILSHMMHLIKEDADQFDANNVTKGINAFSDQAQVAPWAVDSVELAVAYDILQGKGENQIKPKDYLTRAEAITFVHRVMKALELF; encoded by the coding sequence ATGTTTTTTTCAAAGAAATGTAAAAGAGTACTGGCGATATGCATGGCAGTTCTAATGATAACCCAGTGGGGAGCTTTAAGTGACATTTATGGGGTGTCGGTAGGGAGTAATGAAAAGATATATCCTATATCGGATGTAGATGACCTACGTGCGATTATATATAACCCAAATGGAAGTTATATGTTGACCAATGATATTGATTTATCTGAAGTAAATGATTGGGAACCTTTACCGATTGCGTTTAATGGAAAGCTTAATGGGAATGGATATGTTATTCGCAACATGACATCGATAGGCACAGCGAGCTCTCCTTTTGTAGGGTTGTTTCAATCTATTGGATCAGGGATGGTCATATCCGACCTGGGGTTTGAAAATATTACTTTAGAAGTACCCCAAAGTAGCCATTATGGTTCAGGTGCTATTGCATCAAATGCAGCATTTGCTGTTGGTGGTACGATAGAAAATGTCTATGTAACAGGTAAGGGAACAGGAAAAGTGTCTGGTTTATTGGGAACAACGTTTTATACAACCATTCGAAATTGTTATGCTTCATTAGAAGGAACACTTAGCTATGGGGGTGTTGTTGAAGCTTATAATGGAGCAAACTTGACAAGAAGCTATTATAATGCAGATGTGACGACGTTAAGAGCGACAAATGTCGGAAACCCAAAAACGGCAGATGAATTAAAGCTTGCCGCAACATTTGAAGGGTGGGATTTTACCAATATATGGCAGATAAAAGAAGGGGAGTCCTTTCCAACGCTTGTTACGGATAGAGAGCCTATACTTTTATATGGGAAAGCATTTGGAGAAGTTAAATCGGAAGAGCTACATATAGAATTTGTGTATTCAAACCCGATTCTACTTGGAAGTGGCAAGGTATATGTGTATAGAAAAAATGATGATGGGTTAATAGGAACCTATGATGTGACAACAGGGTCCGTGGTTGATAATATACTTAACCTAGATATTAGTGCTCCGATTGAAGCGGATCAAGACTATTATATCCTCGCTGATGAAGGAATTGTATCGAGTCAAATGGGTAAAACGGTACAGGAATTATCGAATAGAGAACGTATAGTTTTTCACGTGGTGGAGTTTCAAGAGGGCAGCGGAACAATAGAAGATCCTTATCTAATTTATTCAGTTGAAGACTTAGAGCGGATACGCGAAGGGGTAGACTTTAATTATAGATTGATGAATGATCTGGATTTATCTACAAAACCTAACTTTATGCCTATTGGTAGCTATGACGTATCGATGAATAGGCTTCATATTCCCTTTACAGGGACTTTTGACGGGAATGGTTACACTATCCATGGGCTGACGCAAGACGGCATTGACTATATGTACAGCAGTGGGTTATTTGGATATTCTCAAGGGGATATTATGAACCTCGGGGTAGTTGACGTTGACATCTCCAGTGTTGCGACAAATCGTGGACAAGGAGGAGCATATGTCGCCGGACTGGTTGGGGTGAATGAAGGCAGAGTTACCAACTGTTACTCAACAGGGCGAGTCACCGGGACAACAAATACAGGCGGTCTTGTCGGGAATAATCTTAATGGAGGTGTGATTGACCGTTCTTATAGTGAAGTGGATGTATACGGTAAGTCGCTTTATGAAGGTTCTAATTATTATAGCGGAGAATACATGTATTATACCGGAGGACTAGCCGGGCGTAATGCGCTCAATGGACAGGTTGTTAATTGCTACGCTACAGGCGACGTTGAAGGTGGTTCACAAGTGGGTGGACTTATTGGTAATCAATTTAAAAGTGCAGAAGTTCGCGATAGCTATGCACTGGGAAATGTTAAGGGATATACTGATGTCGGTGGTTTTGTAGGGCGTAACTATCAAAGTTCAATCATAACGAATGCATATAGTACAGGACATGTAAGTGAAGTAGGTGCAGGAACCGTTGATTTTGGTGGTCTTGTTGGTGAGCAGTCAGCAACATTGAATAATGGATACTATGACAGTGAGCGTTCAGGCCAGCTTGATACAGGTAAAGGTGAACCAAAGACCAAGGAAGCAATGCAAGAAGCGGCAACTTTTGTAGGCTTTGACTTTACAAATACATGGACGATTAATCAAGGAAGAACGACCCCGTATTTTGCTAGCTTAATACCTACGTATCCACCAGCAGTGGATAATCACCCGCCAACAATTGATGCTGAGATTGCTGCTATTGAAGATACGCTTAAGGAAGGAACATTGAACGCAGTTGATCTGGATGGAGATACAGTTACCTTTACCGTGGTTGAGACGACGAGTGGAGGCGCATTGACGGTAAAATTATCGGGAGATTATACGTATATGCCTAATCCGAATGTAACGGGAACGGATCAGTTTGTTGTTGAGCTTGATGATGGATATACAACGACGGAGGCAGCGATAACAATTCATATTCAAGAAGTTGATGATTTACCTATGGCCATCGGTGACGATATCACCGTTGATGAAGACAGTGTAATCACAGGTGTCTTACCTATCTACGATGTGGATGGAGGCGCAGTACGTTATGGCATCGATGCGAATCCAAAGCATGGTGACTTGTCGATTAATGCAGAGACAGGTGCATTTTTATATGAGCCTGAAGCAAACTATTATGGAAAAGATGTCTTTAGATATGCAGTGAGTAATGGCATCAGTACAACTTCAGGAGCAATCAATGTGACGGTTCATCCGGTAAATGATGCGCCGGTAGCAGACAATGGCATGATAACGGTTAAGAGAAAACAGACAGTTAACAAGCAAATCGAGGCGTTAGATATTGATATGGATATGTTAACGTATACATTAGTTGATGATGTCGACCAAGGAACTTTGAATTTGTCCTCAAATGGTGAGTATAGCTATTATGCACAAGCGACCGGATTGACACAATTTAGCTATCAGGTTTCAGATGGCACGTTGACAGATACAGGGACGATTACAATTAAAGTAAAGAGTGAATCCAGTAATAATAATCAGCAAGTTCCACCAACGATAAATCCGGATGCAGATCAAGTTGCAGATGAACCGATAGTCATTGACATAGAAGATGCACAGGTAGGAGAAGGTAATGTCGAAGTAGCTTTTGTGCCTGGTAGTTCCAATGTTCAAGTTCATCTCAATGTAGAGAATCTGCAGACGTTACAAGCGACAAAAAAACTTTTAGAAGTAAAGACAGACTTTGCCCATTATATAGTAGATGCGAGCAAGATTGACATTGATACGATTCAAAGTACTTTTGGTCAAGGTGTTAATCCTTCACAGATTTTGGTATCAGTGCATATGAAAAAAACACAAGATAATAACCTAGAGATGAACTATGCACTAGATGCCCGTGATGGACTGGAGGTCATGAGCACACCTGTTGAATTTGAGATGGAGTATTCATATAATGGAAAAACGGTTAAGGGCAACGTATTTACTGGATATATTCGTCGCTTAATTCTTATTCCAGAACATGTGAATCCTGCGGATGTTACAACAGCAGTCGTCATTGAAGCAAATTATAGTATGCGTCCTGTACCGACAAAAATCGTTGAACGAGATGGACGTTACTATGCAGAAGTTCATAGCCGAACGAATTCAACTTATGTGCTTATTCGCCAAGATGTGAATTTTTCTGACACGCATCAGCATTGGTCAGAAGATACGGTCTATATGATGGCTTCAAGACTGATTGTTCAAGGCAAAAGTGCGACGCATTTTGAACCGGATGCATTTACATCAAGAGCAGAGTTTATAACAATGGTGGTCAAAGCTATGGGGCTTGATGTGCAGATGAGTGATACACAATTCTCTGATGTAGAGGCAAAGGACTGGTATTATGAAGCAGTTCAAACAGGAGCGCACTATGGGTTGGCTTCAGGTTATAACAAGGCATATCGACCCAACGATACCATTACCCGAGAAGAAGCATGTGTCATCTTAAGCCATATGATGCATTTGATTAAGGAAGATGCGGATCAGTTTGATGCGAACAATGTTACAAAAGGAATCAATGCCTTTTCAGATCAAGCACAAGTAGCGCCATGGGCGGTTGATAGTGTAGAGCTAGCTGTCGCATATGATATTCTTCAAGGTAAAGGAGAAAATCAGATAAAACCCAAAGATTATCTGACCCGTGCAGAAGCCATAACGTTTGTTCATAGAGTCATGAAAGCGTTGGAATTGTTTTAA
- a CDS encoding PAS domain S-box protein, whose product MHIIDKNVLSILDLSLDGIFIENLKGDILMCNQSGADMFGYTIEEMTTLNIRDLVPDSNNYYLKEIYSKEDLFPQEYIDRINVKKDGTLIRTEINSKIITSGDIEYLIAFVRNANLVSNLDPNDPQQQKVLSSIEKIIEKERQILLTLEDSVGNEKYVIPLSSVMYIEGVQKKIKVYFINGTTISGYGRISEIEQQIGAKGSFLRCYHSYIINMQWASIHHENKVFVMKNGNLVPMRTRYYSKYKKAYEEYQKAIECIKAV is encoded by the coding sequence GTGCATATAATTGATAAAAATGTTTTGAGTATATTGGATCTGTCTTTGGATGGTATATTTATTGAAAATCTCAAAGGAGATATTCTGATGTGCAATCAATCTGGAGCAGACATGTTTGGCTATACTATTGAAGAGATGACAACCCTTAATATTCGAGATTTGGTCCCTGATTCCAACAATTACTACCTAAAAGAAATCTATAGTAAAGAAGACTTATTTCCCCAAGAGTATATTGACCGCATTAATGTAAAAAAAGATGGTACCCTTATACGTACGGAGATTAATTCTAAAATCATAACATCCGGTGACATTGAGTACTTGATTGCCTTTGTGCGCAATGCTAATCTTGTGTCAAATCTAGATCCCAACGATCCACAGCAGCAAAAGGTTTTATCTTCAATTGAAAAAATCATTGAAAAAGAACGACAGATACTATTGACTCTGGAAGATTCTGTTGGGAATGAAAAATATGTTATTCCCTTAAGCTCGGTCATGTATATTGAAGGCGTACAAAAGAAAATCAAGGTGTATTTTATTAATGGAACGACCATAAGTGGCTATGGACGAATCAGTGAAATTGAGCAGCAGATTGGGGCAAAGGGAAGTTTTTTACGTTGTTATCATAGCTACATCATTAATATGCAGTGGGCATCGATTCACCATGAGAACAAAGTCTTTGTAATGAAAAATGGAAATCTCGTGCCCATGAGGACACGCTATTATAGCAAATACAAAAAAGCCTATGAAGAGTATCAAAAAGCCATTGAATGTATCAAAGCTGTGTAA